The nucleotide window ACTATGATTATAGTATTGAAAAATACTTTTGAGTAAATTATCTACAATAATTCATAGTAATTTCACAAAATCCCCCAAAAATACGTTTAGAGTGATATTTAGCATTTTCAATCACTATAGACAATTTAACAATTACTATGGCGTAAGTCAATGTCCAATTTGTTGGTGAAATTTTTAAAATATTTTGACAACTATTCGCTTTTTGCATATAATTTGAACAATAGGAACATATATTAAGGAAAAATTATAAAAAACCTTTGGATGGGATGTGATGAGGATGGAATTTTCACTATGTAGTTTTGATGGAGCCCTCCCTGTTGAGGTTACAATTGATGACGATAACGGGAGATATACCATTCGTAAAAGTGATCGAAGTGGAGAATATTTCAATAGTCCTGTTGAATTAATTGCCTGGGTGAAAACACATTTCTGTGAAGAGGAATTTTGCCATCCCCATGAATTCAGAGGTATGTTAGCGAAAATGGCGGAATATGAATTAAATGGGACCTATTTATAATTCACTTCATTGAAAGAAGCAACGGCACATATACTGTTGCTTCTTTCCATTTTGCTAAGCCTTCCGTTCATAAATCATAAATTCGTAATCATAAGGATTCTTTTCATCCCTAACTCCTTTTTCAGAAGAAGTCAATTTCCAAGCACCCAGTGCAAATTCCGGAAAAAAGGTGTCGCCGTCGAAGGTGGAATGAATATCGGTTATATAAAGGCGGTCTACAAAAGGAAATGTTTCTTTGAAGATTTCTGCCCCACCGATCACAAAAATTTCATCATCTTGTTTATGGCTGTACTTTACAAATTCCTCGACTGAATAGAAGACCGTGCATCCTTCACATTTGTAGTCAAGTTGACGCGTAATGATAATATTTTCACGTCCCGGCAAGACACGCCCTATTGATTCATGCGTCTTCCTCCCCATGGCAATCGGGTGGCCCATCGTCACTCGTTTAAAAAACTTTAAATCCTCTGGCAAATGCCATGGCAATTGATTATTCTTACCGATTGCGCGATTATCGTCCATCGCGACGATAAAAGAAATCATACGCTGACCACTCCTTTAATATGTGGATGTGGGTCATAT belongs to Neobacillus sp. OS1-2 and includes:
- a CDS encoding dihydrofolate reductase produces the protein MISFIVAMDDNRAIGKNNQLPWHLPEDLKFFKRVTMGHPIAMGRKTHESIGRVLPGRENIIITRQLDYKCEGCTVFYSVEEFVKYSHKQDDEIFVIGGAEIFKETFPFVDRLYITDIHSTFDGDTFFPEFALGAWKLTSSEKGVRDEKNPYDYEFMIYERKA